A region of Subtercola boreus DNA encodes the following proteins:
- a CDS encoding amino-acid N-acetyltransferase has protein sequence MTETTPATSNAAPATGTGVGAKRGSVTVRRARTSDVPWIQKLTEPLVQERVLLGKDSVVLYEAVQEFRIAVDEHGTPVGCGALHVFWEDLGEVRTLAVDREYLGKGVGHALLERIEADARELGLSRLFCLTFEVSFFERHDFVASPLSLVAPEVYAELVRSPDEGVAEFLDLARVKPNTLGNTRMLKHL, from the coding sequence ATGACCGAGACGACGCCCGCAACCTCCAACGCCGCACCCGCAACGGGGACGGGCGTGGGCGCGAAGCGCGGCAGCGTCACGGTGCGACGGGCTCGCACGAGCGATGTGCCGTGGATCCAGAAGCTCACCGAGCCGCTGGTGCAGGAGCGCGTGCTGCTCGGCAAGGACTCCGTCGTGCTCTACGAGGCGGTGCAGGAGTTCCGCATCGCCGTCGACGAGCACGGCACCCCGGTCGGCTGCGGCGCGCTGCACGTCTTCTGGGAAGACCTGGGTGAGGTGCGCACCCTCGCCGTCGACCGGGAGTACCTCGGCAAGGGTGTCGGCCATGCGCTGCTCGAACGCATCGAGGCGGATGCCCGGGAGCTCGGCCTCAGCCGCCTGTTCTGCCTCACGTTCGAGGTCTCGTTCTTCGAACGGCACGATTTCGTCGCCTCGCCGCTCTCGCTCGTCGCGCCCGAGGTGTACGCCGAGCTCGTGCGCTCGCCCGATGAGGGTGTAGCCGAGTTCCTCGACCTCGCCCGTGTGAAGCCGAACACCCTCGGCAACACGCGCATGCTGAAGCACCTCTAG
- a CDS encoding 8-oxo-dGTP diphosphatase — protein sequence MAGSPGGPVAPGHPVPYQVCVCYLLRERADGRTEVLLGRKLTGLGIGKLVGPGGKIEKGETAVEAIAREIEEETGIRVAASDLHEVGFLDYEFPHRRSWSQQSTVFTAMRWEGEPVASDELAPEWFAVDAIPFELMWDDAKHWLPGVLAGGSVRAWFSFAPDNATVAESDLPLA from the coding sequence GTGGCCGGTTCACCCGGCGGGCCGGTCGCCCCCGGGCATCCGGTGCCGTACCAGGTGTGCGTCTGCTACCTGCTGCGCGAGCGAGCGGATGGTCGAACCGAGGTTCTGCTCGGCCGGAAGCTCACCGGGCTGGGCATCGGCAAGCTCGTCGGTCCGGGCGGCAAGATCGAGAAGGGGGAGACCGCGGTCGAGGCCATCGCTCGCGAGATCGAGGAGGAGACGGGCATCCGTGTCGCCGCCTCCGACCTGCACGAGGTCGGCTTTCTCGACTACGAGTTTCCGCACAGGCGCTCGTGGAGCCAGCAGTCGACCGTGTTCACGGCCATGCGCTGGGAGGGGGAGCCGGTCGCGTCCGACGAGCTCGCGCCGGAATGGTTCGCGGTCGACGCGATCCCGTTCGAGCTGATGTGGGACGACGCGAAGCACTGGCTGCCCGGCGTTCTCGCAGGCGGCAGCGTGCGCGCGTGGTTCTCGTTCGCGCCCGACAACGCGACCGTCGCCGAGAGCGACCTCCCACTCGCCTGA
- a CDS encoding alpha/beta hydrolase — MTAIPRRVLAWGRVMDRFPSMHVATMTPKDIAHNQTMQHVPAFARRLLFGARHRGVLVDDRTIPTPAGDLPVRIYRPKPGTAPARTAPARTARARPAPTRPTRSAPPTAAAAPATRDTSTLPVALYFHGGGWTLFGALDMCDWLPSQVAAELGAIVIAVDYRLAPEHPFPAAVDDAYSALEWAAENARSLGGDPGRLAVFGDSAGGNLAAVLTLLTCDRGGPVIGAQGLIYPVTDTDLDDRSMRQNAEKPVLHQTDMRRFFDLYLGDDPADPVRTDARAAPLRAEDLSGLPPALVQLAAHDVLRDQGIRYAERLVEARVLTEVHVYPEATHGWVTYPRIMAVSRRATDDLVRFLRAHT, encoded by the coding sequence ATGACCGCGATCCCCCGCCGCGTGCTCGCCTGGGGCCGGGTGATGGACCGCTTCCCCTCCATGCACGTCGCCACCATGACGCCGAAGGACATCGCGCACAACCAGACGATGCAGCACGTGCCCGCGTTCGCCCGCCGCCTGCTGTTCGGCGCGCGGCACCGGGGCGTGCTGGTGGATGATCGCACCATCCCGACTCCCGCCGGGGACCTGCCCGTGCGCATCTACCGGCCGAAACCGGGCACCGCGCCCGCTCGCACCGCGCCCGCTCGCACCGCACGCGCTCGCCCCGCGCCCACCCGACCCACACGCAGCGCCCCGCCCACCGCCGCCGCCGCCCCGGCCACCCGCGACACCTCGACCCTCCCGGTCGCCCTCTACTTCCACGGCGGCGGCTGGACCCTCTTCGGCGCGCTCGATATGTGCGACTGGCTGCCGAGCCAGGTAGCGGCCGAGCTCGGAGCCATCGTGATCGCGGTCGACTACCGGCTCGCCCCCGAGCATCCGTTCCCCGCCGCTGTCGACGACGCGTACAGCGCGCTCGAGTGGGCCGCCGAGAACGCCCGCAGCCTCGGCGGCGACCCCGGCCGGCTCGCCGTCTTCGGCGACAGCGCGGGCGGCAACCTCGCCGCAGTGCTCACCCTCCTCACGTGCGACCGGGGCGGCCCGGTGATCGGCGCGCAGGGCCTCATCTACCCGGTGACCGACACCGATCTCGATGACCGGTCGATGCGCCAGAACGCCGAGAAACCCGTTCTGCACCAAACGGACATGCGCCGGTTCTTCGACCTCTACCTGGGCGACGACCCCGCCGATCCGGTGCGTACGGATGCCCGGGCGGCCCCGCTCCGCGCCGAAGACCTGAGCGGACTTCCGCCCGCGCTGGTACAGCTCGCGGCCCACGATGTGCTCCGTGACCAGGGTATTCGCTACGCCGAACGCCTCGTAGAAGCACGGGTGCTGACCGAGGTCCACGTCTACCCGGAGGCGACCCACGGCTGGGTCACCTACCCCCGCATCATGGCCGTCTCCCGGCGCGCCACCGACGACCTCGTGAGGTTCCTCCGCGCCCACACGTGA
- a CDS encoding phenylacetate--CoA ligase family protein, whose amino-acid sequence MSRLSRPTPRPTRLLRQAVLRLSTAIVTAFYGVYRLHPVLWRFTARHYHPSFERFARWNAWAICQQAYLDVPAYRRYLDEHDFVFDWWNLSSYQPTSKKEYVDRFSEEDRCWNGEIVTIGTVVDESSGSSGTPYNWMRSKDELDTVHKNVAGYITLLFGSRRLFCINAFSMGAWATGTNTGLAMSKVAMVKNTGPDIDKIVDTLAHFGPGYTYLVSAYPPFLKHLRDRLDADGFDWDAHELNGFVGGEALTEGLRDYIEKRFVRVYSGYGASDLTIGMAGESDLSVWLRRSLVANADLRELVLGEGEDRTPMVFQYNPLETYLETTAEGELLVTLNSTAIMSPKVRYNIGDEAAIVTFPEMQALVGRFPRLALAFERAFSSQRMKLPFVLLFGRKDSTISYMGANIYPIDVENGLYLDNPYASNIESFKLSLLDIGGLEQRPVIHLQLRAGASLAPDDRQALREASAAGVLRHLASVSRDIAQSLEEDPTAADVRVEVHDHGTGVFEHGSSKIKNVYLVDAADRGAAGGGGAAPVAGASGAAGAAGGAAGGGGAAGGEAGAGGAAGGSGAAGGAAGAEGP is encoded by the coding sequence TTGTCCAGGCTGAGCCGCCCCACGCCGCGCCCGACTCGGCTGCTCCGGCAGGCCGTGCTGCGCCTCTCGACGGCGATCGTCACCGCCTTCTACGGGGTCTACCGGTTGCACCCTGTGCTGTGGCGCTTCACCGCCCGGCACTACCACCCGTCGTTCGAACGCTTCGCCCGCTGGAACGCCTGGGCCATCTGCCAGCAGGCCTACCTCGACGTACCGGCCTACCGCCGCTACCTCGACGAGCACGACTTCGTCTTCGACTGGTGGAACCTGTCGTCGTACCAGCCGACGTCGAAGAAGGAGTACGTCGACCGCTTCTCGGAGGAGGATCGCTGCTGGAACGGTGAGATCGTCACCATTGGAACCGTCGTCGACGAGTCGAGCGGTTCGAGCGGCACCCCCTACAACTGGATGCGCTCGAAAGACGAACTCGACACGGTGCACAAGAACGTGGCGGGCTACATCACCCTGCTCTTCGGCAGCCGCCGGCTGTTCTGCATCAACGCCTTCTCGATGGGAGCGTGGGCCACCGGAACGAACACGGGTCTTGCCATGTCGAAGGTGGCGATGGTGAAGAACACCGGGCCCGACATCGACAAGATCGTCGACACTCTCGCGCACTTCGGGCCGGGTTACACCTATCTCGTCAGCGCCTACCCACCCTTCCTGAAGCACCTGCGCGATCGCCTCGACGCCGACGGCTTCGACTGGGACGCCCACGAACTCAACGGTTTCGTCGGCGGCGAAGCGCTCACCGAGGGGCTCCGCGACTACATCGAGAAGCGGTTCGTGCGGGTCTACTCGGGGTACGGCGCCTCCGACCTCACGATCGGCATGGCCGGCGAGAGCGACCTCTCGGTGTGGTTGCGCCGGAGCCTCGTGGCGAACGCCGATCTGCGCGAGCTCGTGCTCGGCGAGGGCGAAGACCGCACGCCGATGGTGTTCCAGTACAACCCGCTCGAGACCTACCTCGAGACCACCGCCGAGGGCGAACTGCTCGTGACGCTCAACTCGACCGCGATCATGAGCCCGAAGGTGCGCTACAACATCGGTGACGAGGCGGCGATCGTGACGTTCCCCGAGATGCAGGCGCTCGTGGGCCGGTTCCCGCGTCTTGCACTCGCCTTCGAGCGGGCGTTCTCCTCGCAGCGCATGAAGCTGCCGTTCGTGCTGCTCTTCGGGCGGAAAGATTCCACGATCTCCTACATGGGGGCCAACATCTATCCGATCGACGTGGAGAACGGTCTGTACCTCGACAATCCCTATGCGTCGAACATCGAGTCGTTCAAGCTCAGCCTGCTCGACATCGGCGGGCTCGAGCAGCGGCCGGTCATCCACCTGCAGCTGCGCGCCGGTGCCTCGCTGGCTCCGGATGACCGGCAGGCCCTGCGCGAGGCGTCGGCCGCCGGCGTGCTCCGCCACCTCGCGAGCGTCTCGCGCGACATCGCCCAGTCGCTCGAGGAGGATCCGACGGCCGCCGACGTGCGCGTCGAGGTGCACGACCACGGCACGGGAGTGTTCGAGCACGGGTCGTCGAAGATCAAGAACGTGTACCTGGTGGATGCCGCGGACCGCGGTGCGGCGGGCGGCGGCGGTGCCGCGCCGGTAGCCGGTGCGAGTGGCGCGGCGGGCGCCGCGGGTGGCGCTGCGGGGGGCGGCGGTGCCGCGGGCGGCGAGGCGGGTGCCGGCGGTGCCGCGGGTGGCAGCGGTGCCGCGGGCGGCGCGGCGGGCGCCGAGGGGCCATGA
- a CDS encoding ester cyclase translates to MSEESNIEVQQKFGEAVNNRDFAAFDDLVAADCVDNDPGPGQVAGPEGYKALFTELVTAFPDFALEVERLVANDTDVSFAYTATGTHQGPLMGHDATGRSVSFRGLQISRFENGKMVERWGSSDQLGMLQQLGLA, encoded by the coding sequence ATGTCAGAGGAATCCAACATCGAAGTGCAGCAGAAGTTCGGCGAAGCGGTGAACAACCGTGACTTCGCCGCGTTCGACGACCTCGTCGCGGCCGACTGTGTCGACAACGACCCGGGCCCCGGCCAGGTCGCCGGCCCTGAAGGCTACAAGGCGCTGTTCACCGAGCTCGTCACGGCCTTCCCCGACTTTGCGCTGGAGGTCGAGAGGCTCGTCGCAAATGACACCGACGTGTCCTTCGCCTACACGGCGACCGGCACCCACCAGGGCCCGCTGATGGGCCACGACGCGACCGGCCGCAGTGTGTCCTTCCGCGGCCTGCAGATCAGCCGGTTCGAGAACGGCAAGATGGTCGAACGCTGGGGCAGCAGCGACCAGCTCGGGATGCTGCAGCAACTCGGTCTCGCCTAG